A region of the Vidua chalybeata isolate OUT-0048 chromosome 7, bVidCha1 merged haplotype, whole genome shotgun sequence genome:
CAGTGACATGTCCCCATCTCTCTCCCAATACCCATCACTGCCTTTACCAGGCCAGTGAGCAAGTGGGTTTCAGCCCTTCAAAGCCCCTTGGCTCAAGAAGGCTTCCCAAAAGGAGGCACACAGGGGTTGTAAATCCCAGAGATGCTGTACTTGCTGCTGCTATGCTGTTGGAAGGGCTGGGTGGACATTGACTATATACTTATTTAAATGGAGTGATAAAATTCCTTTCAGCCTTTCACAGTGACCTGGCTTGCCTCCTACCACAGAAGTGGCACCAGACCAAGCTAAACTGGCAGAAAAGCCCCTCCATGTCTGTGCACTGCCCAGGGACAAAAGAGCTACTCACAAATGTGGCACCCATCAACACCCCAGGACAGAAAAATGCCTGTCTATTAATACTTATATAATCATTAACACTTACAGTATATAATGCACACTTcaagtttaatttaaaatactccTATTCTAGCAAACAGGTCTTCACTCACGTCCAGTATAACATCAGGGATTATCTGCAAAAGATACAGTGATTTTATTTgagaatgaaataattaattttgtatttatttcataaaCTAGGCTTAGGTCACTCACTTCAACCCTGGCTGTGTTCAGTAAGAGCAAAATGTTTTTTGGATGGTGCTGGACTTCTCTTGGAGGGAGAATGGATGGGGATAATATCTTTGACTTGTGTCTCATCCCACTGGTCCGCAGTagggagagctgtgctgcttctcttgCACAGTTTATATGAACAGAGGGAACTCTAGCAGTTCACTGACATGGGTGTTGTATCTGAGGCTTAATAGtctgtttatttttggtttaagaaaaaaaattgtcataatGACTCTGTCTGAAATGAGGTTCATGAAAGTATCCACTTGTCTGTGGATGCCAAAATCTTAAGATAATTTATGGTAATATTTGCCTAAGGGGAGTGATGGAAGATGAACaacttggttttatttttccatctctaTACAACCCACCTGCACcagaaatttttaataattgcCAAATTCCGGTTACTTAGACCTTGTTTTCATCCatgtttttctgtgtctgaagCTCATCTGGATTCAGCCAGGAACTAGCTCACCTCTGGCTGCTGTGTTTGTAGGTGCCAGGGAACCTGCTCCCTGCAaagctgctgtgtgtgctggcactgcgagtgcagccctgcagaggcagctTCTTCACCCTCCCACCCAAATTCCTCTgctttcattactttttttgtCCCAGTTCAATGACCGCTGGCGTTGGTCTCATGGTCTGGCAGAGCCTGGCGCCACACACACCCGAGAGACAAAGAAATAGGCTGTCTTTTCTCCTGGTATGAGGAGCCCACATTGTGAGGGAGACAGGCAGAGGGCTGAAGTGTTTTGCTCAGCTTTGAGCACTGAAAAACCCCCTTGCTTCTTTAAACATATCAGCCCAAAACTCTGGCAAGGAAGCTCTGACCCTGAGGAAAGGAGCCCCAAGGTTGCACCCTCCTGTTCAAAGATCAGAATGTGAATTTTAGAATAACAGAAGCAGCTCTTTGGGCAGTACTGAAAGCACAGCCCACAGCCCCATACTCATACCCAGACCTCCTGGACTGTGACAGGCTGGGTTAGGGAtgatccaggccaggagagCAGCCTTTGCAAAGGATATGAGCCTGGACAAGTATCAGGAATCTCTTGGAGCTGCTCATTAGCAGAGGCAGAAGAGGGTCAAGGTTTCTGGTGTTCACATctgatcctgctgctccttcccatcctATCAGGACATATAATTCCAGATCATCATCTGTAAAATACAGAAGTCAGAATGATTTGGGGTGAAATGGACAGCAAGAATCACCAGGAAAGAGAATTTTAAGACTGGTCAAGTTTTGATCCGCCAAACACTActttttctgttccattttaAGGAAAGGTCACTTTCCAGAATGACATCAGAATATGGTTTACGGAGATGAGCTAGGACCTTGTCTCTGACTAGAAAAGGTTTGCTTTAATGCATTTCTTGGCTGAGGACTGAGCTAGAGATCTACCAGATCAAATTGCtatcaacagaaaaatgctgtcTCTTTCCTGCTGACAGAGAGTCCCATTTATAGCCAGCTCTTACAGGAATGCAAGTACTcttggaaaaaatcaaatagtACAAAATTGCTGACAAACTACCTCCACACTAGAAACACCACGACCTAAAAgcatccctgctgtccctgctaGTCCCACCAGAGCACAGATAACTGTTATAATTTGCAATGCCCTAAATGCAAGAATTTCAGTGGTCAGGTAAATATTTACAGTCAACATATTCAATCTTAATGCcggggaaattatttttccccaaatcagTGTTTAAGCCTGTTACAAAAACTTTCATGAGCTAATGTAAGGAAATTATCAATGTAGATGGGGTTTTTCTTACACCAGTAtgtgaaaaagttttttaagtAACATGGCCAGTGTTGTAGATCAGTAGATTTGGGAAAACTGCCAGGGAATATGTCTGTCCAGCAACAGGGTTTAGATCAAAGTGCATTTAATGCCAGTTCatggtggctgctggggctggcagggaacTTGTGAACAAGTTTTATATCAAGACCccatttaaaagtaaataaaggaTTAGAGATAACTTTTCAAagtttctaaaaagaaaatatttttttctagtgtGAATCCATATACAAACAATAACTCATCATTTTCTGAGTTCTGTATGTTGATTTACACTTCCCTTCACAGAATTGgttcaaaatatttgcagtttcACTTGTCTCTGGTGTTAGGTGGATATTTATTGAACATTTCAACATTTCTTGAACGATACACACAGAAAAGTATAAGTCTTATGCTCACACTGACTGCAAAACGTGTTTTCATTGATGCTTTCACTCTCATGGTATAACTGGTTTTGCACAAGCAGCAATGGTTTCAGTTGGACAAAGCATTTTGTTTGTGGTATGTTTGGTGAAGCAGAGCAAGTTGAAATAACCTTATTATCCCTGTTTGGCCTGACTCTATAATCTTAAAACagtagaaagcagaaaaagtgtGCTCAATATTAATAGTGTGCTCCCAATGACCTGCAGTAAACATAGTGAAAAGATCAGATGTACAAGGAATTGCTATTTTTGCATACTCACTGTTCAGAACAGAACAGCAGCTTTAAAGAAAGCATTCACATCTTTGAATCGCAAGCTtgattcacagaatattctgtgcaTTGAAAGACCCATCTAATGAACAGAGAATAGGCATTCTATCTTTGAAAAACATGAACAAATAAATGGCACCATAATAGATGCATTTGTAATGTGCCACAACTGGATCTAGGGATAATCTCCAAGTGcttgtttaaacaaaaaaagtttaCTGCCATACATTTTGAAACAGGAAATATCCCTACATACGTGTCACTTACAAAAATTGGCTGATTGCAACTACGTCCCCTTACCGTCTTCAGAAAACAAGTAAAGCAGGCGGTGTTTTCCTCTCCCGAGGGCGGCTTTCCAGCGGCTCCCACGTGGGCGGCGGGTCCAGTCCCCGCGAGCAGCTCTGCGGTGCGGGCACAGCGCCCGGCTGGACACCCCGCCCCGGCTGCCGCTGCCAACCCGTGTCCCCCGCAGGCATAAGAAGCCAGCGGGTGCCCGTGGTGCCTGGCCACGCCGCATCGCTGTGCCACAGCCCCGCCGGCAGCAGGGAGGTGAGAGGGGCCGGGGGATGCCGGGCGGGCCGTCCCTGCCGGGGGGGAGGTGGATATTGTCCGGGCAGAATCGCCACTCCAACCATacctctgctctggagcacTCCTCAGCCTTGCGGACGGcaagcaggcagggctggagcatgAAAAGGGTATTTTTGTTAGGATATTTTCTATCGTGTCTGGTAACAGTCTTTCCGTTCGGACACCGGCTGCTGAGCGGGGGAGGACATCAGCTGTGGGATCAGACTCAGTACCTTGTGGTGGAGAAACAGTAGCCGGGTCGCAAGGCAGGAGACATTTACCGATGGGATGTGAACGAAACGAGTGCCGGGCAAtaaggcttttttattttcccagcttttGGGAAGGTGGGTTGGCAGCTCTC
Encoded here:
- the LOC128790815 gene encoding uncharacterized protein LOC128790815 → MRRGQAPRAPAGFLCLRGTRVGSGSRGGVSSRALCPHRRAARGDWTRRPRGSRWKAALGRGKHRLLYLFSEDDDDLELYVLIGWEGAAGSDVNTRNLDPLLPLLMSSSKRFLILVQAHILCKGCSPGLDHP